From Mesorhizobium sp. Pch-S:
TGCTGACCGAAGGCGCTGCCATCGTGCAGTATCTCGCCGACTCAAACCGGAAGCCGGCCTGATGCAGCCGGAAGGATCGACCGGGCGCTACCGGCAGCAGAGCTGGCTCAACTTCATCGCCAGCGAACTGCACAAGATGTACAGCCCATGGCTGTTCCATCCCGAATACGGCACGCAGGCGCAGGATGTCGCGCGCCAGAAGATCGCCGAGCGGCTGGGGGTCGTCGAATCCCATCTGGCAAAATCGGGACCTTATCTCGCCGGCGAGCGCTTCAGTGCCGCGGACGCCTATCTCTTCACCATCGTCGGCTGGTCCGCCTTCACCAAAGTCGACCTCACCGCCTTCCCGCAGCTGCGCGCCTTCATGGACCGTGTCGGCGCACGTCCGAACGTGCGCGCGGCGATGCAGGCCGAAGGCATGAAGATCGCGGCTTGAGGAGGCTCCTGTGCAAAATCTGACGCTCGTCAGCCATCATCTGTGCCCCTATGTGCAGCGCGCGGCCATCGCACTCAGCGAAAAGGGCGTGCCCTTCGAAAAGGTGCTGATAGACCTGGCCGACAAACCGCAATGGTTCGTCAGCCTGTCGCCGCTCGGCAAGGTGCCGCTGCTCATCATACGGCAGCCCGATCGGCCGCAGGCCGTGCTCTTCGAAAGCTCGGTGATCTGCGAATACATCGAAGAGACGCGGGCCGGCCCCAAACTCCATCCGAGCGATCCGTTGCTGCGCGCCCAGCATCGCGCCTGGATGGAATACGGCTCGACCATCCTCTCCGACATCTGGGGCCTGGAGACGACGGCGGATGCTGCAATCTATGAGCAGAAGCGCGCAGCCATCGCCGACAAGTTCGAGCGCCTCGAGGCGGTGCTCGGCGACGGACCTTACTTTGCCGGCAGGGATTTCAGCCTGGTCGACGCGGTCTTTGCGCCGGTGTTCCGCTACTTCGACCTGTTCGATACGATTGCCGACACCGCCGTTCTGGCCAACACACCGCGTGTCCGTGCCTGGCGGGCGGCGCTGGCGGAGCGACCGAGCGTGCGGCAAGCCGTTGACCCGGACTATCCGGAACGCCTGCACGCCTTCCTGCAAAGACACGATGCCTACCTGCTGAAGGCAGCGTGACTTCTGCAGACGGATGAAGGCGCCGCAACGGCGCCTTCATCATGTTAATCAGGCCGTGACCTGCTTCGCGGCGCCGAGCAGGCGCAGTGCATTCAAGGTGACCAGAACGGTGGCGCCGGTGTCCGCCAGGATCGCCGGCCACAGCCCGGTGATGCCAAGCACCGTGGTGACCAGGAACACCGCCTTCAACCCGATGGCGATGACCAGGTTCTGCTTGATGTTGGCCATCGTGCGCTTGGACAGCTCGATCATTCCGGCGATGTCGCCGACACGTCCGTGCAGCACCGCGGCATCCGCGGTCTCGAGCGCGACATCGGTACCACCGCCCATGGCGATGCCGACATCGGCGGCGGCCAGCGCCGGTGCGTCGTTGATGCCATCACCCACCTTGGCGACGGCGAAGCCTTGCGCCTTCAGCTCTCCGACAATGCGCTGCTTG
This genomic window contains:
- a CDS encoding glutathione S-transferase family protein translates to MQNLTLVSHHLCPYVQRAAIALSEKGVPFEKVLIDLADKPQWFVSLSPLGKVPLLIIRQPDRPQAVLFESSVICEYIEETRAGPKLHPSDPLLRAQHRAWMEYGSTILSDIWGLETTADAAIYEQKRAAIADKFERLEAVLGDGPYFAGRDFSLVDAVFAPVFRYFDLFDTIADTAVLANTPRVRAWRAALAERPSVRQAVDPDYPERLHAFLQRHDAYLLKAA
- a CDS encoding glutathione binding-like protein, which encodes MQPEGSTGRYRQQSWLNFIASELHKMYSPWLFHPEYGTQAQDVARQKIAERLGVVESHLAKSGPYLAGERFSAADAYLFTIVGWSAFTKVDLTAFPQLRAFMDRVGARPNVRAAMQAEGMKIAA